The following coding sequences are from one Candidatus Neomarinimicrobiota bacterium window:
- the rimM gene encoding 16S rRNA processing protein RimM — translation MSKIKSDKDKFHKEDDFNYVGSIGGARGLKGEILVNLFTAHPAHLAGLESLYLRFDGLPKILYTIQRAKWDGSKFILKLHDVDDRNKAESLKGAKIFIPESAAYQTEENEYFIDDLIGMNVVDTTGTKLGTIRDVLNYPAHDVYVISDDKKEILVPAVQEYVREVNLTTGTVMISIIDGLSD, via the coding sequence ATGAGTAAGATAAAAAGCGATAAAGATAAATTTCATAAGGAAGATGATTTTAATTATGTAGGATCCATTGGAGGAGCAAGAGGTCTCAAGGGAGAGATTTTGGTAAATCTCTTCACAGCACATCCGGCGCATCTTGCCGGGCTGGAAAGTCTATACTTGAGGTTTGATGGATTACCAAAAATTCTTTACACTATTCAGAGGGCTAAATGGGACGGCTCAAAATTTATTCTCAAATTGCACGATGTTGATGATCGGAATAAAGCAGAGTCACTTAAGGGAGCAAAAATATTTATACCTGAAAGTGCCGCTTATCAAACAGAAGAAAATGAATATTTCATTGATGACCTTATAGGAATGAATGTGGTGGACACTACAGGAACCAAACTCGGTACGATACGGGATGTCCTGAATTATCCCGCTCATGATGTTTACGTTATTTCAGACGATAAAAAGGAGATTCTTGTTCCTGCCGTTCAGGAATATGTACGTGAAGTGAATCTAACTACCGGTACCGTTATGATATCAATTATAGACGGGCTGTCTGATTAA
- the trmD gene encoding tRNA (guanosine(37)-N1)-methyltransferase TrmD translates to MRITFITPFPEILKGALSASILGRAETNDIVKYNIINLREFGDGPHKKVDDYPFSGGPGMVLTPGPIFKAFEDSFGENPEGLRVILPSPSGRQFTQQMAKELTEESEIVFICGHYKGVDERVIDSLVTDEISIGDYVLSGGEIPSLAISDSIVRLLDGALNDPESAETDSFTHPLLDQPHYTRPSNFRGMEVPEVLLSGDHEKIRSWKAEQRLKRTEERRSDLLQDKLN, encoded by the coding sequence ATGCGAATTACTTTTATTACTCCGTTTCCTGAAATATTGAAAGGCGCTCTCTCGGCGAGTATACTCGGCCGGGCGGAAACGAATGATATAGTTAAATACAATATCATAAATCTTCGTGAATTCGGGGATGGACCTCATAAAAAAGTAGATGACTATCCTTTTAGCGGCGGCCCCGGAATGGTACTGACACCCGGACCGATTTTCAAGGCGTTTGAGGATTCGTTTGGCGAAAATCCAGAGGGGTTAAGAGTAATACTTCCCTCACCTTCAGGCAGACAGTTTACTCAGCAGATGGCTAAAGAATTAACAGAAGAGAGTGAGATAGTGTTTATCTGCGGTCATTACAAAGGAGTGGACGAGAGAGTAATCGATTCTCTTGTCACAGATGAAATATCAATAGGCGACTATGTATTGTCAGGCGGGGAGATACCTTCTCTGGCTATCAGCGATTCGATTGTGCGGTTACTCGACGGTGCGCTTAATGACCCTGAATCAGCGGAAACCGACTCATTCACGCATCCTCTTTTAGATCAGCCTCACTACACTCGCCCATCAAATTTTAGGGGGATGGAAGTACCCGAAGTTTTACTTTCCGGCGATCATGAAAAAATCCGTTCATGGAAAGCGGAACAAAGACTTAAAAGAACTGAAGAGCGGAGGAGTGATCTTCTGCAGGACAAATTAAACTAA
- the rplS gene encoding 50S ribosomal protein L19 produces MNKVQEFGKAQLKDKITDFRAGDTLEIAVRIREGGKERTQMFEGVVMQIRGDGLNKTFTIRKVSGGVGVERIFPLHSPSVTGIKKIKSGRVRRANISYFRKLKGRAARITERRDR; encoded by the coding sequence ATGAATAAAGTACAAGAGTTTGGAAAAGCTCAGTTGAAAGATAAAATTACCGACTTTAGGGCCGGTGATACTTTAGAGATTGCCGTTAGAATTCGTGAAGGCGGGAAGGAAAGAACTCAGATGTTTGAAGGCGTAGTAATGCAGATTCGCGGTGACGGACTGAACAAAACCTTTACAATCAGGAAAGTATCCGGCGGAGTGGGTGTAGAACGAATTTTTCCGCTGCATTCTCCAAGCGTTACCGGAATAAAGAAAATTAAAAGCGGAAGAGTGCGAAGAGCGAATATTTCCTATTTCAGGAAGCTAAAAGGAAGAGCTGCTCGAATCACGGAAAGAAGGGACCGATAA
- a CDS encoding MFS transporter yields MEDKKLNSDERKTMAFASTAHALVHSFMLIFPAVMLPVMKEFDLTSTDAGFLVTFSYLMFGLGAIPAGWLTDHFGSRGLIVICLIGSGLSSIFIGTSEDYFQLAAGLLSLGAFTSIYHPAGLALISRRIRNRPRALGYHGIFGNLGLAGAPFAAGIISSIGQWRDAYLLFGIISIVAASYFLIRPVSERKIDDSGENRGEVKTKFREVIILFMTTVIFGFIYRGALTFMPYLFTHNVTQWTAVDPIVIGGSVTAAALLVGIFGQWFGGRVAEKYSLTFILTIIWAALIPALLLMGTFEQYLLIGTAFIFTIFIFASQPVGNTLLATYIAMKSKGMGYGLNIAIGFGIGSFAAPVCGYIAEKTSAGGVFIFLGLLAPIGLGLSLWLNRIERKKLVA; encoded by the coding sequence ATGGAAGACAAAAAATTAAATTCGGATGAAAGAAAAACAATGGCTTTTGCGTCAACGGCGCATGCTCTTGTCCATTCGTTTATGCTTATATTTCCGGCTGTAATGCTTCCCGTTATGAAAGAGTTTGACTTAACGAGTACCGATGCGGGATTTCTTGTTACGTTTTCATACCTGATGTTCGGGCTCGGAGCGATTCCGGCGGGATGGCTCACCGATCATTTCGGTTCAAGAGGATTAATCGTGATATGTCTAATCGGCTCCGGCTTATCCTCAATTTTCATTGGAACGTCAGAGGATTATTTTCAGCTTGCCGCAGGACTGCTCTCTCTCGGCGCGTTCACAAGTATTTATCACCCGGCAGGTCTTGCATTGATATCAAGGAGAATTAGAAACAGACCTCGCGCTCTCGGGTATCACGGAATATTCGGCAATTTAGGTTTAGCGGGAGCCCCTTTCGCAGCGGGAATTATTTCGAGTATCGGTCAATGGCGCGACGCCTATCTTCTGTTTGGTATTATTTCTATAGTCGCAGCATCATATTTTCTTATTCGACCTGTCTCCGAACGCAAGATAGACGACAGTGGCGAAAACAGAGGCGAAGTTAAAACCAAGTTCCGCGAGGTAATCATATTATTTATGACAACTGTGATATTCGGGTTTATCTATCGCGGCGCATTGACGTTTATGCCGTATCTGTTTACCCATAACGTAACACAGTGGACAGCTGTTGACCCTATCGTTATCGGAGGAAGTGTAACGGCGGCAGCGCTTCTTGTTGGTATATTCGGTCAATGGTTCGGAGGCAGGGTGGCGGAGAAATATTCGCTGACCTTCATTTTGACAATAATCTGGGCGGCGCTTATTCCGGCGCTCCTGCTAATGGGAACATTTGAACAATACCTGCTCATTGGTACCGCATTCATATTCACAATATTCATATTCGCTTCCCAGCCTGTGGGGAATACGCTGCTTGCGACATACATCGCAATGAAAAGCAAAGGAATGGGTTACGGATTGAACATAGCCATAGGTTTCGGAATCGGTTCTTTTGCTGCTCCCGTCTGCGGCTACATCGCGGAGAAGACTTCAGCAGGGGGAGTATTTATTTTCTTAGGTCTGCTTGCTCCTATAGGATTGGGATTGTCGCTATGGCTTAACCGGATTGAAAGAAAAAAATTGGTTGCCTGA
- the selA gene encoding L-seryl-tRNA(Sec) selenium transferase, protein MNSKDIIQNNLKNLPSVDLVLSQQVLAGLKLPHELILSEIQRLIAVERDKMMDDGETIEATKESLAKELAAEASKTLRRNYLPSLRKVINATGVILHTNLGRAPLSKSVAKRVSEIAGGYTNLEIDLESGKRSDRTLHIERLLTSLTGGESAAIVNNNAAAVLLSINSLAYKKECIVSRGQLVEIGGSFRMPDVMERAGTRMIEVGTTNRTHLKDFKNAVNDETGAIILVHTSNYKITGFTNFPSHSEIVNIAHENSIPVIYDLGSGALTDLSSFGLPPEELVSSVLKSGVDVVTFSGDKLLGGPQAGLLVGSTNVIKKCKENPMMRVLRCDKITLTAMEETLKLFADTESLSDNHAVYSLFSKTIEALTGRAEKIVADSEGKIDEEYTLEIVSVTGEAGSGSLPVAELPSMAIRIQSESKSMNKTAHNFRSLAVPVIGYIKENAFYLDMRTLLEEDIDLLSKSIKEVLGK, encoded by the coding sequence ATGAATAGTAAAGACATCATTCAAAACAATTTGAAAAATCTTCCGTCGGTTGACTTGGTTTTGTCTCAGCAGGTACTTGCCGGACTTAAACTGCCCCACGAATTGATATTATCGGAAATTCAACGGCTGATAGCGGTTGAACGTGATAAGATGATGGATGATGGAGAAACGATTGAAGCAACAAAGGAATCATTGGCGAAAGAGCTAGCCGCAGAAGCTTCCAAGACACTTCGCAGAAATTATCTGCCGAGCCTTCGAAAGGTCATCAATGCCACCGGAGTTATCCTGCATACCAATTTAGGAAGGGCGCCCCTGTCTAAGAGCGTTGCGAAACGTGTGAGCGAAATTGCAGGAGGTTACACTAATCTTGAAATAGACCTCGAAAGCGGGAAACGTTCGGACCGGACGCTGCATATTGAGCGATTACTCACATCGCTCACAGGTGGAGAATCCGCGGCTATAGTGAATAATAATGCTGCGGCTGTATTGCTTTCTATAAACTCTTTAGCGTATAAAAAAGAATGTATAGTCTCACGCGGTCAGCTGGTGGAGATTGGCGGGTCGTTCCGAATGCCTGATGTAATGGAGAGAGCCGGAACCCGAATGATAGAGGTAGGCACCACAAATCGTACTCATCTGAAAGATTTCAAGAATGCTGTAAATGACGAGACAGGCGCCATTATCTTGGTTCATACAAGCAATTATAAGATAACAGGTTTTACCAATTTCCCGAGTCATTCGGAAATTGTCAATATAGCGCACGAGAATTCGATTCCGGTTATATACGATCTGGGAAGCGGCGCATTAACGGATTTAAGCAGTTTCGGCCTGCCTCCGGAGGAACTCGTTTCTTCAGTTCTTAAATCGGGAGTGGATGTTGTTACATTCTCAGGCGATAAATTGCTTGGAGGACCGCAGGCGGGACTTTTGGTCGGCTCCACGAATGTGATAAAGAAGTGTAAAGAAAATCCGATGATGCGAGTCCTTCGATGTGATAAAATCACGCTTACCGCAATGGAAGAAACTCTGAAACTATTTGCCGACACGGAATCATTATCGGATAATCACGCAGTCTATTCACTTTTTTCTAAGACTATAGAAGCCTTAACCGGAAGAGCGGAGAAAATTGTCGCTGATTCAGAAGGAAAAATTGACGAAGAATATACTTTGGAAATCGTCAGCGTTACGGGAGAAGCGGGCAGCGGCTCGCTTCCTGTTGCGGAGCTTCCAAGCATGGCAATCAGAATTCAATCCGAATCTAAAAGTATGAATAAAACTGCCCATAATTTCAGATCACTTGCTGTTCCCGTCATCGGTTACATCAAGGAGAACGCATTTTATCTTGATATGAGAACTCTGCTTGAAGAAGATATTGACTTACTTTCCAAATCAATAAAAGAGGTTTTGGGTAAATAA
- the selB gene encoding selenocysteine-specific translation elongation factor, producing the protein MSHIVIGTAGHIDHGKTALVKALTGTDTDRLPEEKSRGVTIDIGFAFLGDNITIIDVPGHERFIKNMVTGISSISYVILVIAADDGVMPQTREHLDILDILGVKDGCVVLNKTDLVKPDWLELVEADVKKLLRGTFLENAMILKASSVNGNGIEDIKKHLKDIISNKRDNIDRGYFRLPVDRAFSVKGFGTVVTGTVISGSVKKGDLLDALPGGLEVKVRGIQKHNRDAESAEIGERAALNLSGVNLTEVGRGHHLSEKGYLRSTSLLEANIELLKNAPKKLSNRTRVRLHLGTGEVMGRLSIFGGKDIEPGESGLVQIFLEKESAVAVADKFIMRRYSPSLTIGGGKVLQISNKRYKRNDEHIQNILSQLNEGDELKSAELIARECRQSGINAKELGIKLGVSSTLGLSLLKDLSKSGKLVVLENESKERYYSPEMLDDLKDRLSEQIDSLFKKNPLSGGIKSVEIKEQLALPNKVFEHIVGQLISENKIAKSGDLISRVENGDEKSDKETEELEKVLMSRSYNAFTTEELSEKIDRDKKETFQLVKRLISNGKAIRLDGDYFLHTDLLENLKEKVDKHFEDNDELTVSDLKQLADVSRKFAIPLLLWLDDNEVTRRDGNIRIKA; encoded by the coding sequence ATGAGCCACATTGTAATTGGAACAGCAGGACACATAGACCACGGTAAGACGGCGTTGGTCAAAGCGCTCACCGGAACCGATACCGACAGGCTTCCCGAAGAAAAATCCCGCGGCGTGACGATAGATATCGGGTTTGCGTTTCTTGGCGATAATATTACAATAATTGACGTGCCGGGGCATGAACGATTCATTAAGAATATGGTTACGGGAATCTCGTCAATTTCATATGTGATTTTAGTGATTGCGGCGGATGATGGAGTTATGCCGCAGACTCGAGAACACTTGGATATACTTGATATTTTAGGTGTAAAAGATGGGTGCGTTGTACTGAATAAAACCGATCTTGTGAAGCCCGATTGGCTTGAATTAGTGGAAGCAGACGTGAAAAAACTTCTGAGAGGGACATTTCTTGAAAATGCAATGATATTAAAAGCGTCATCTGTAAATGGCAACGGCATAGAGGATATTAAGAAACACTTAAAGGACATTATATCTAATAAAAGGGATAATATTGATAGAGGCTACTTCCGTTTACCGGTCGATCGCGCTTTTTCAGTTAAAGGATTCGGAACGGTTGTGACAGGAACGGTCATATCCGGTTCAGTGAAAAAGGGTGACCTGCTCGATGCGCTCCCCGGCGGCTTAGAAGTGAAAGTACGCGGCATTCAAAAACATAATCGTGACGCAGAATCAGCCGAGATCGGAGAGAGAGCTGCGCTCAATCTTTCAGGTGTCAACCTGACCGAAGTGGGAAGGGGTCACCATCTGTCAGAAAAAGGATATTTGCGTTCTACATCACTCTTGGAAGCAAATATTGAACTCCTTAAAAACGCTCCTAAAAAGTTAAGTAATCGGACTCGAGTGCGCTTGCATCTTGGAACCGGAGAAGTGATGGGCAGGCTGTCAATTTTTGGCGGAAAAGATATTGAGCCGGGCGAGAGCGGATTGGTTCAAATATTCCTCGAAAAGGAATCGGCTGTCGCTGTGGCAGACAAATTCATTATGAGAAGGTATTCGCCTTCTTTAACAATCGGCGGTGGAAAGGTTCTTCAAATCTCCAACAAAAGGTATAAGAGAAATGATGAACATATTCAGAATATTCTGTCTCAGTTAAATGAAGGGGACGAACTGAAGTCCGCAGAGCTTATCGCAAGGGAATGCCGCCAAAGCGGAATCAACGCAAAAGAGCTGGGAATAAAATTGGGCGTTTCCTCAACTCTTGGGTTGAGCTTACTAAAAGATCTGTCGAAATCGGGAAAGTTGGTGGTTTTGGAGAATGAATCAAAAGAGAGATATTATTCTCCTGAAATGCTTGATGATCTGAAAGACCGATTAAGTGAGCAAATTGATTCATTATTCAAGAAAAATCCGTTATCGGGCGGTATAAAGAGCGTTGAGATAAAAGAACAGTTGGCATTACCAAACAAAGTGTTCGAGCATATCGTTGGACAGCTTATAAGTGAAAATAAAATTGCGAAAAGTGGTGATCTGATTTCGAGAGTAGAAAATGGTGATGAAAAATCTGATAAAGAAACCGAAGAATTAGAAAAAGTCTTAATGTCGCGCAGCTACAATGCGTTCACTACGGAAGAACTGTCCGAGAAAATAGATAGAGATAAAAAAGAGACTTTTCAGCTGGTCAAACGGCTTATATCTAACGGAAAAGCGATCAGACTTGACGGTGATTATTTCCTTCATACAGACCTTCTTGAGAATCTCAAAGAGAAAGTTGACAAACACTTTGAAGATAACGATGAACTAACAGTGTCTGACCTGAAACAACTAGCTGATGTATCAAGGAAATTCGCTATTCCGCTGTTGCTCTGGTTAGATGACAACGAGGTAACCCGACGCGATGGAAATATAAGGATAAAAGCCTGA